Proteins co-encoded in one Scatophagus argus isolate fScaArg1 chromosome 11, fScaArg1.pri, whole genome shotgun sequence genomic window:
- the slc12a8 gene encoding solute carrier family 12 member 8 isoform X1, translating into METLPVGWTVHTCDQEGDGAGLLKGADTNTHVHDLFHEDAQGFQQSSQPWWRIKLFVWEPVLFGTWDGVFTTCMINIFGVVLFLRTGYLVGNTGVLLGMLLVSLVVLVALVTVMSGIGVCEHCGVGSGGVYSMISTVLGGRLGGTVGLLYVFGQCVAGAMYITGFSESVAEVLGLQGQWVVRGMSAVVLLALLGINLAGVKWIVRLQLLLLAVLAVSTLDFVIGTFTHLDPGHGFIGYSARLLSSNSMPDYSPGENFFTVFGVFFPAATGVMAGFNMSSDLQRPEHNIPVGTLAAVFTSWFLYLVFVFLLGAICTREALRYDFLIAEKVSLVGFLFLLGLYISSLASCMGGLYGAPRILQCIAQERVIPALAFLGRGKGPNRTPVAAICLTSLLTMAFIFIGQVNVLAPIVSINFMLTYSFIDYSYFSVAMTFQLQTKEKRDLLIPAKTNQCRSTRQSYGPLIEATVQDYGTGGESLHVKGTLLEFAKDMNQIFPLTSNADAGAQKTSSVQELSGRCKGRKANVTTKQKLMDTFGLDLNSNVFSEEKGEEMSSSPQQDEVQCAVGEPRAAEEPQIKCRLKIHHTEQDSSAEPLSPSTGSGSKAEHQSFEIKPIHNSFYAKFCNHWVALLGALSSILIMFVIQWVYALANIVVAMLLFLYIGKTSPGLPSGIAAQFSFFTWLKSALNSVCRRKGSPRDEIIVTPSLSAVGLKTKQLTEENSDFASRHRHHQSSFIRADTMVQPSLP; encoded by the exons ATGGAAACCCTGCCTGTAGGTTGGACTGTGCACACCTGTGACCAGGAGGGAGACGGTGCGGGACTGTTGAAGGGCGccgacacaaacacacatgtccACGACTTGTTTCATGAAGATGCGCAG GGCTTCCAGCAGTCCAGCCAGCCGTGGTGGAGGATCAAATTGTTTGTGTGGGAGCCAGTACTCTTCGGTACCTGGGATGGAGTTTTCACCACGTGCATGATCAACATCTTCGGTGTGGTGCTGTTCCTACGCACTGGCTACCTGGTG GGGAACACAGGTGTGCTGCTCGGGATGCTGCTTGTCTCCTTGGTCGTGCTGGTTGCTTTAGTGACGGTGATGTCGGGgattggtgtgtgtgagcactgtGGTGTTGGGAGTGGAGGAGTCTACTCTATGATCTCCACCGTCCTGGGTGGAAGGTTGGGGGGCACCGTGGGCCTCCTTTATGTGTTTGGACAG TGCGTAGCTGGAGCCATGTACATCACAGGTTTCTCTGAGTCGGTGGCGGAGGTGCTGGGCCTACAGGGCCAGTGGGTGGTGCGTGGCATGTCGGCGGTGGTGCTGCTGGCGCTGCTCGGAATCAATCTGGCGGGGGTCAAGTGGATCGTCCgactccagctgctgctgctggctgtgctgGCTGTCTCCACACTCGACTTTGTCATTGGCACCTTCACACACCTCGACCCAG GCCATGGCTTTATTGGTTATTCAGCCAGGCTGCTCAGCAGTAACTCAATGCCAGATTACAGCCCAGGAGAAAATTTCTTCACAGTCTTTGGCGTCTTCTTCCCTGCTGCCACAG gggtTATGGCAGGCTTCAACATGAGCTCAGACCTTCAGCGGCCTGAACACAACATCCCTGTGGGAACGCTGGCAGCTGTCTTTACCTC GTGGTTCCTGTATCTGgtctttgtcttcctcctgGGGGCCATCTGCACCAGAGAGGCTCTGCGCTATGACTTCTTGATAGCAGAAAAG gTCTCCTTGGTGGGTTTCCTCTTTCTGCTGGGCCTCTACATCTCCTCCCTGGCTTCCTGCATGGGCGGCCTGTATGGAGCACCCAGGATCCTCCAGTGCATCGCCCAAGAGAGGGTCATCCCTGCTCTGGCCTTCCTGGGAAGAggg AAGGGCCCAAACAGGACTCCAGTGGCAGCTATCTGTCTGACCAGCCTGCTGACCATGGCCTTCATTTTCATCGGTCAGGTCAACGTGCTGGCCCCCATCGTCAGCATCAACTTCATGCTCACCTACAGCTTCATCGACTACTCCTACTTTAGTGTGGCCATGACCTTCCAGCTGCAGACTAAGGAGAAGAGGGACCTCCTCATCCCTGCCAAAACAAACCAATGCAGATCAACCAGGCAGAGCTATGGGCCTCTGATCGAGGCCACTGTCCAGGACTATGGGACTGGAGGTGAGAGTTTGCATGTTAAAGGCACTCTGTTGGAGTTTGCCAAGGACATGAATCAGATCTTTCCCCTCACTTCAAATGCTGATGCTGGGGCCCAGAAGACTTCCTCTGTGCAAGAGCTGAGCGGTAGATGCAAGGGCAGAAAGGCTAATGTTACAACTAAGCAGAAGCTGATGGACACCTTTGGCTTGGACCTCAACAGCAATGTGTTCtcagaagagaaaggagaggagatgagttCGTCTCCACAACAAGATGAGGTGCAGTGTGCAGTTGGGGAACCCAGGGCTGCAGAAGAACCGCAAATCAAATGCCGTTTAAAAATACACCACACTGAGCAGGATTCGTCAGCTGAACCTCTCAGTCCCAGCACAG GTTCTGGAAGTAAAGCAGAGCACCAGAGCTTTGAAATCAAACCCATTCACAATTCATTTTATGCAAAGTTCTGCAACCACTGGGTTGCACTTCTCGGG gcATTGAGCTCCATATTGATTATGTTTGTTATCCAGTGGGTTTATGCCTTAGCAAACATAGTCGTTGCTATGCTGCTCTTCCTCTACATTGGGAAAACAAGTCCTGGACTGCCTTCAG gtATTGCGGCTCAATTCAGCTTCTTCACGTGGCTCAAATCAGCACTGAATAGCGTTTGCAG GAGGAAAGGGTCACCTCGGGATGAGATCATAGTGACGCCTTCTCTGTCCGCCGTCGGGCTCAAAACCAAGCAGCTGACAGAAGAAAATTCTGACTTTGCCTCTCGTCACCGCCACCACCAATCCTCATTCATCAGGGCCGACACGATGGTGCAACCATCACTCCCCTGA
- the slc12a8 gene encoding solute carrier family 12 member 8 isoform X2 translates to METLPVGWTVHTCDQEGDGAGLLKGADTNTHVHDLFHEDAQGFQQSSQPWWRIKLFVWEPVLFGTWDGVFTTCMINIFGVVLFLRTGYLVGNTGVLLGMLLVSLVVLVALVTVMSGIGVCEHCGVGSGGVYSMISTVLGGRLGGTVGLLYVFGQCVAGAMYITGFSESVAEVLGLQGQWVVRGMSAVVLLALLGINLAGVKWIVRLQLLLLAVLAVSTLDFVIGTFTHLDPGHGFIGYSARLLSSNSMPDYSPGENFFTVFGVFFPAATGVMAGFNMSSDLQRPEHNIPVGTLAAVFTSWFLYLVFVFLLGAICTREALRYDFLIAEKVSLVGFLFLLGLYISSLASCMGGLYGAPRILQCIAQERVIPALAFLGRGGPNRTPVAAICLTSLLTMAFIFIGQVNVLAPIVSINFMLTYSFIDYSYFSVAMTFQLQTKEKRDLLIPAKTNQCRSTRQSYGPLIEATVQDYGTGGESLHVKGTLLEFAKDMNQIFPLTSNADAGAQKTSSVQELSGRCKGRKANVTTKQKLMDTFGLDLNSNVFSEEKGEEMSSSPQQDEVQCAVGEPRAAEEPQIKCRLKIHHTEQDSSAEPLSPSTGSGSKAEHQSFEIKPIHNSFYAKFCNHWVALLGALSSILIMFVIQWVYALANIVVAMLLFLYIGKTSPGLPSGIAAQFSFFTWLKSALNSVCRRKGSPRDEIIVTPSLSAVGLKTKQLTEENSDFASRHRHHQSSFIRADTMVQPSLP, encoded by the exons ATGGAAACCCTGCCTGTAGGTTGGACTGTGCACACCTGTGACCAGGAGGGAGACGGTGCGGGACTGTTGAAGGGCGccgacacaaacacacatgtccACGACTTGTTTCATGAAGATGCGCAG GGCTTCCAGCAGTCCAGCCAGCCGTGGTGGAGGATCAAATTGTTTGTGTGGGAGCCAGTACTCTTCGGTACCTGGGATGGAGTTTTCACCACGTGCATGATCAACATCTTCGGTGTGGTGCTGTTCCTACGCACTGGCTACCTGGTG GGGAACACAGGTGTGCTGCTCGGGATGCTGCTTGTCTCCTTGGTCGTGCTGGTTGCTTTAGTGACGGTGATGTCGGGgattggtgtgtgtgagcactgtGGTGTTGGGAGTGGAGGAGTCTACTCTATGATCTCCACCGTCCTGGGTGGAAGGTTGGGGGGCACCGTGGGCCTCCTTTATGTGTTTGGACAG TGCGTAGCTGGAGCCATGTACATCACAGGTTTCTCTGAGTCGGTGGCGGAGGTGCTGGGCCTACAGGGCCAGTGGGTGGTGCGTGGCATGTCGGCGGTGGTGCTGCTGGCGCTGCTCGGAATCAATCTGGCGGGGGTCAAGTGGATCGTCCgactccagctgctgctgctggctgtgctgGCTGTCTCCACACTCGACTTTGTCATTGGCACCTTCACACACCTCGACCCAG GCCATGGCTTTATTGGTTATTCAGCCAGGCTGCTCAGCAGTAACTCAATGCCAGATTACAGCCCAGGAGAAAATTTCTTCACAGTCTTTGGCGTCTTCTTCCCTGCTGCCACAG gggtTATGGCAGGCTTCAACATGAGCTCAGACCTTCAGCGGCCTGAACACAACATCCCTGTGGGAACGCTGGCAGCTGTCTTTACCTC GTGGTTCCTGTATCTGgtctttgtcttcctcctgGGGGCCATCTGCACCAGAGAGGCTCTGCGCTATGACTTCTTGATAGCAGAAAAG gTCTCCTTGGTGGGTTTCCTCTTTCTGCTGGGCCTCTACATCTCCTCCCTGGCTTCCTGCATGGGCGGCCTGTATGGAGCACCCAGGATCCTCCAGTGCATCGCCCAAGAGAGGGTCATCCCTGCTCTGGCCTTCCTGGGAAGAggg GGCCCAAACAGGACTCCAGTGGCAGCTATCTGTCTGACCAGCCTGCTGACCATGGCCTTCATTTTCATCGGTCAGGTCAACGTGCTGGCCCCCATCGTCAGCATCAACTTCATGCTCACCTACAGCTTCATCGACTACTCCTACTTTAGTGTGGCCATGACCTTCCAGCTGCAGACTAAGGAGAAGAGGGACCTCCTCATCCCTGCCAAAACAAACCAATGCAGATCAACCAGGCAGAGCTATGGGCCTCTGATCGAGGCCACTGTCCAGGACTATGGGACTGGAGGTGAGAGTTTGCATGTTAAAGGCACTCTGTTGGAGTTTGCCAAGGACATGAATCAGATCTTTCCCCTCACTTCAAATGCTGATGCTGGGGCCCAGAAGACTTCCTCTGTGCAAGAGCTGAGCGGTAGATGCAAGGGCAGAAAGGCTAATGTTACAACTAAGCAGAAGCTGATGGACACCTTTGGCTTGGACCTCAACAGCAATGTGTTCtcagaagagaaaggagaggagatgagttCGTCTCCACAACAAGATGAGGTGCAGTGTGCAGTTGGGGAACCCAGGGCTGCAGAAGAACCGCAAATCAAATGCCGTTTAAAAATACACCACACTGAGCAGGATTCGTCAGCTGAACCTCTCAGTCCCAGCACAG GTTCTGGAAGTAAAGCAGAGCACCAGAGCTTTGAAATCAAACCCATTCACAATTCATTTTATGCAAAGTTCTGCAACCACTGGGTTGCACTTCTCGGG gcATTGAGCTCCATATTGATTATGTTTGTTATCCAGTGGGTTTATGCCTTAGCAAACATAGTCGTTGCTATGCTGCTCTTCCTCTACATTGGGAAAACAAGTCCTGGACTGCCTTCAG gtATTGCGGCTCAATTCAGCTTCTTCACGTGGCTCAAATCAGCACTGAATAGCGTTTGCAG GAGGAAAGGGTCACCTCGGGATGAGATCATAGTGACGCCTTCTCTGTCCGCCGTCGGGCTCAAAACCAAGCAGCTGACAGAAGAAAATTCTGACTTTGCCTCTCGTCACCGCCACCACCAATCCTCATTCATCAGGGCCGACACGATGGTGCAACCATCACTCCCCTGA
- the znf148 gene encoding zinc finger protein 148 isoform X2 codes for MNTEDKLEGMLLKCSSGGIDGGGRVGLVGGGGLVVMTLGERSLANHPLLAEDDDNEDEDEDLTGSSLVTHDLVPPEQLMMQEEITKNGEGGEEEGGGELGIKQELKLSEPPLQIKKDKKGVKDLMMCPKKKKRKQRSPAKILSINEDGSLGIQNPKCHICVHCNAAFRTNYHLQRHVFIHTGEKPFQCSQCDMRFIQKYLLQRHEKIHTGEKPFRCDECGMRFIQKYHMERHKRTHSGEKPYQCDYCHQYFSRTDRVLKHRRMCHENRERKTNKAAGKVGPLHEGDSLGLPFLAKESSLPKKKRQKCADKSSGASTAAQTDSNVVTVVETVDKEEQRRSKIEGLPLYAVPSKVKHEYVIADYSVELTEETTSQNQEGDVSTEDTTSPKLVLKKIPKRSLKQSSEQTPPCLSTLSSFEENTKVTQYTFEIVDKQGLLDVESNTELESVETLQGGPAKPATSSTNYDDAMQFLKKKRYLQAAVANSSRDYSLNTSSISSQPPVTQTVVSTVIDETVPATILEPQPINADIKATHDKNVLPDEVLQTLLDHYSNKANGQSDISFSVADTEVTSSISINSSDVSESSPVESLGASSVQAQPATEKVSLLQEYSKFLQQALERTSQNDSYLTSQSLSLVSENPTLAGQPLFSTEKQFPSPSRFKSGMSSPLRSTLEKPHFGLLVGDSQHSFSFSGDETTPPSEVSPAEEDFLEQVSPSKKTDSSQGILQTFQISSFDQNFKSHFQASRSGSSSQFTVANGQLSLRGHSTDFSEFPLVRVTETRSQLNSSPDVSSSETFG; via the exons ATGAACACTGAGGACAAGCTGGAGGGTATGCTGCTGAagtgcagcagtggaggaatAGATGGAGGGGGGAGAGTTGGGCTCGTTGGTGGAGGAGGACTGGTGGTGATGACTCTGGGGGAACGATCACTTGCAAACCACCCTCTGTTGGCCGAGGATGACGACAATGAAGACGAAGATGAGGACTTGACTGGCAGCTCGCTGGTTACACATGACCTGGTTCCTCCGGAGCAGCTGATGATGCAGGAGGAGATAACAAAGAAcggtgaaggaggagaagaggagggaggaggcgaG CTGGGCATCAAGCAGGaactgaagctgtcagagcCACCGCTCCAGataaagaaggacaaaaaagGAGTGAAAGACCTGATGATGTGTcccaagaagaaaaaaaggaagcagCGTTCGCCAGCAAAG atTCTCAGCATCAATGAGGATGGATCACTAGGTATACAAAACCCCAAGTGTCACATCTGTGTTCATTGTAACGCTGCATTCAGAACCAACTACCATCTACAGAGGCATGTCTTCATTCACACTG GTGAGAAGCCATTTCAGTGCAGCCAGTGTGATATGCGCTTCATTCAGAAATATCTTCTCCAGAGACATGAGAAAATCCACACTG GTGAAAAACCTTTTCGTTGTGATGAGTGTGGGATGAGGTTCATTCAGAAGTACCACATGGAGAGACACAAGAGGACTCACAGTGGAGAGAAGCCCTACCAGTGTGACTACTGTCACCAG TACTTCTCCAGAACAGACCGAGTTTTAAAGCACAGGCGAATGTGTcatgagaacagagagagaaagaccaaCAAGGCAGCTGGTAAAGTTGGGCCTTTGCATGAAGGAGATTCTTTAGGCCTCCCCTTTCTTGCCAAAGAGAGTTCATTGCCCAAGAAAAAGCGCCAGAAGTGCGCAGACAAGAGTTCAGGTGCTTCCACTGCTGCCCAGACAGATAGCAACGTTGTCACTGTTGTAGAAACGGTGGACAAGGAGGAGCAGAGGCGGAGTAAAATTGAAGGTCTACCTCTCTATGCTGTGCCCTCCAAAGTCAAACATGAGTATGTGATTGCAGACTATTCTGTGGAACTCACTGAAGAAACAACTAGTCAAAACCAGGAGGGAGATGTGTCAACAGAAGACACTACTTCTCCCAAACTAGTTCTGAAGAAAATCCCCAAGAGGAGTCTTAAACAGTCCAGTGAACAAACTCCTCCCTGCTTGTCCACGTTGTCTTCCTTTGAAGAAAATACGAAGGTCACGCAGTACACCTTCGAAATCGTGGACAAGCAAGGCCTGTTGGATGTAGAAAGCAACACCGAACTCGAGTCAGTTGAAACTCTTCAAGGAGGACCAGCGAAGCCAGCAACCAGCAGCACAAACTACGATGACGCCATGCAGTTTCTTAAGAAGAAACGTTATCTTCAGGCTGCAGTGGCCAACAGCAGTCGGGATTATAGCCTGAACACGAGCAGCATTTCTTCTCAGCCGCCTGTTACACAAACTGTTGTGTCAACTGTCATCGACGAGACTGTCCCTGCCACCATTCTGGAGCCTCAGCCCATCAACGCGGATATTAAAGCAACACATGACAAGAACGTATTGCCAGATGAGGTTCTTCAGACGCTGTTGGACCATTACTCCAACAAAGCCAATGGGCAGTCAGATATTTCCTTCAGTGTGGCCGACACAGAGGTGACATCAAGCATTTCCATTAACTCCTCTGATGTTTCAGAGAGCAGCCCCGTGGAGAGCCTTGGAGCTTCTAGTGTCCAGGCTCAGCCAGCTACTGAGAAGGTCAGCCTTTTGCAAGAGTACTCCAAGTTTCTCCAGCAAGCATTGGAGAGGACCAGCCAGAACGACAGCTACCTGACCAGCCAGAGCCTCAGCTTGGTCTCTGAAAACCCCACCTTAGCTGGACAACCTTTGTTCTCCACTGAGAAACAGTTTCCTTCCCCCAGCAGGTTCAAATCAGGGATGAGTTCTCCACTAAGGTCCACTTTAGAGAAACCTCACTTTGGATTACTGGTCGGGGACTCCCAgcactcattttcattttcaggtgaTGAGACCACCCCTCCCTCCGAAGTGTCCCCAGCGGAGGAAGACTTTCTGGAGCAGGTCTCGCCCTCCAAAAAGACAGACTCTTCACAAGGCATACTGCAGACTTTTCAAATTAGCTCCTTTGACCAGAACTTCAAATCTCATTTCCAGGCGTCAAGATCTGGATCCTCCTCACAATTTACTGTTGCCAATGGACAATTAAGTCTTCGAGGACACAGCACAGATTTCTCAGAATTCCCTTTAGTCAGAGTCACTGAGACAAGGTCTCAACTGAACTCCTCTCCTGATGTTTCATCCAGTGAAACTTTTGGCTGA
- the znf148 gene encoding zinc finger protein 148 isoform X1, with translation MNTEDKLEGMLLKCSSGGIDGGGRVGLVGGGGLVVMTLGERSLANHPLLAEDDDNEDEDEDLTGSSLVTHDLVPPEQLMMQEEITKNGEGGEEEGGGEVGVHFPLKLTNKLPYLLHMPLGIKQELKLSEPPLQIKKDKKGVKDLMMCPKKKKRKQRSPAKILSINEDGSLGIQNPKCHICVHCNAAFRTNYHLQRHVFIHTGEKPFQCSQCDMRFIQKYLLQRHEKIHTGEKPFRCDECGMRFIQKYHMERHKRTHSGEKPYQCDYCHQYFSRTDRVLKHRRMCHENRERKTNKAAGKVGPLHEGDSLGLPFLAKESSLPKKKRQKCADKSSGASTAAQTDSNVVTVVETVDKEEQRRSKIEGLPLYAVPSKVKHEYVIADYSVELTEETTSQNQEGDVSTEDTTSPKLVLKKIPKRSLKQSSEQTPPCLSTLSSFEENTKVTQYTFEIVDKQGLLDVESNTELESVETLQGGPAKPATSSTNYDDAMQFLKKKRYLQAAVANSSRDYSLNTSSISSQPPVTQTVVSTVIDETVPATILEPQPINADIKATHDKNVLPDEVLQTLLDHYSNKANGQSDISFSVADTEVTSSISINSSDVSESSPVESLGASSVQAQPATEKVSLLQEYSKFLQQALERTSQNDSYLTSQSLSLVSENPTLAGQPLFSTEKQFPSPSRFKSGMSSPLRSTLEKPHFGLLVGDSQHSFSFSGDETTPPSEVSPAEEDFLEQVSPSKKTDSSQGILQTFQISSFDQNFKSHFQASRSGSSSQFTVANGQLSLRGHSTDFSEFPLVRVTETRSQLNSSPDVSSSETFG, from the exons ATGAACACTGAGGACAAGCTGGAGGGTATGCTGCTGAagtgcagcagtggaggaatAGATGGAGGGGGGAGAGTTGGGCTCGTTGGTGGAGGAGGACTGGTGGTGATGACTCTGGGGGAACGATCACTTGCAAACCACCCTCTGTTGGCCGAGGATGACGACAATGAAGACGAAGATGAGGACTTGACTGGCAGCTCGCTGGTTACACATGACCTGGTTCCTCCGGAGCAGCTGATGATGCAGGAGGAGATAACAAAGAAcggtgaaggaggagaagaggagggaggaggcgaGGTGGGAGTGCATTTCCCCCTAAAACTCACCAATAAGTTGCCCTACTTGCTTCATATGCCA CTGGGCATCAAGCAGGaactgaagctgtcagagcCACCGCTCCAGataaagaaggacaaaaaagGAGTGAAAGACCTGATGATGTGTcccaagaagaaaaaaaggaagcagCGTTCGCCAGCAAAG atTCTCAGCATCAATGAGGATGGATCACTAGGTATACAAAACCCCAAGTGTCACATCTGTGTTCATTGTAACGCTGCATTCAGAACCAACTACCATCTACAGAGGCATGTCTTCATTCACACTG GTGAGAAGCCATTTCAGTGCAGCCAGTGTGATATGCGCTTCATTCAGAAATATCTTCTCCAGAGACATGAGAAAATCCACACTG GTGAAAAACCTTTTCGTTGTGATGAGTGTGGGATGAGGTTCATTCAGAAGTACCACATGGAGAGACACAAGAGGACTCACAGTGGAGAGAAGCCCTACCAGTGTGACTACTGTCACCAG TACTTCTCCAGAACAGACCGAGTTTTAAAGCACAGGCGAATGTGTcatgagaacagagagagaaagaccaaCAAGGCAGCTGGTAAAGTTGGGCCTTTGCATGAAGGAGATTCTTTAGGCCTCCCCTTTCTTGCCAAAGAGAGTTCATTGCCCAAGAAAAAGCGCCAGAAGTGCGCAGACAAGAGTTCAGGTGCTTCCACTGCTGCCCAGACAGATAGCAACGTTGTCACTGTTGTAGAAACGGTGGACAAGGAGGAGCAGAGGCGGAGTAAAATTGAAGGTCTACCTCTCTATGCTGTGCCCTCCAAAGTCAAACATGAGTATGTGATTGCAGACTATTCTGTGGAACTCACTGAAGAAACAACTAGTCAAAACCAGGAGGGAGATGTGTCAACAGAAGACACTACTTCTCCCAAACTAGTTCTGAAGAAAATCCCCAAGAGGAGTCTTAAACAGTCCAGTGAACAAACTCCTCCCTGCTTGTCCACGTTGTCTTCCTTTGAAGAAAATACGAAGGTCACGCAGTACACCTTCGAAATCGTGGACAAGCAAGGCCTGTTGGATGTAGAAAGCAACACCGAACTCGAGTCAGTTGAAACTCTTCAAGGAGGACCAGCGAAGCCAGCAACCAGCAGCACAAACTACGATGACGCCATGCAGTTTCTTAAGAAGAAACGTTATCTTCAGGCTGCAGTGGCCAACAGCAGTCGGGATTATAGCCTGAACACGAGCAGCATTTCTTCTCAGCCGCCTGTTACACAAACTGTTGTGTCAACTGTCATCGACGAGACTGTCCCTGCCACCATTCTGGAGCCTCAGCCCATCAACGCGGATATTAAAGCAACACATGACAAGAACGTATTGCCAGATGAGGTTCTTCAGACGCTGTTGGACCATTACTCCAACAAAGCCAATGGGCAGTCAGATATTTCCTTCAGTGTGGCCGACACAGAGGTGACATCAAGCATTTCCATTAACTCCTCTGATGTTTCAGAGAGCAGCCCCGTGGAGAGCCTTGGAGCTTCTAGTGTCCAGGCTCAGCCAGCTACTGAGAAGGTCAGCCTTTTGCAAGAGTACTCCAAGTTTCTCCAGCAAGCATTGGAGAGGACCAGCCAGAACGACAGCTACCTGACCAGCCAGAGCCTCAGCTTGGTCTCTGAAAACCCCACCTTAGCTGGACAACCTTTGTTCTCCACTGAGAAACAGTTTCCTTCCCCCAGCAGGTTCAAATCAGGGATGAGTTCTCCACTAAGGTCCACTTTAGAGAAACCTCACTTTGGATTACTGGTCGGGGACTCCCAgcactcattttcattttcaggtgaTGAGACCACCCCTCCCTCCGAAGTGTCCCCAGCGGAGGAAGACTTTCTGGAGCAGGTCTCGCCCTCCAAAAAGACAGACTCTTCACAAGGCATACTGCAGACTTTTCAAATTAGCTCCTTTGACCAGAACTTCAAATCTCATTTCCAGGCGTCAAGATCTGGATCCTCCTCACAATTTACTGTTGCCAATGGACAATTAAGTCTTCGAGGACACAGCACAGATTTCTCAGAATTCCCTTTAGTCAGAGTCACTGAGACAAGGTCTCAACTGAACTCCTCTCCTGATGTTTCATCCAGTGAAACTTTTGGCTGA